A stretch of the Massilia varians genome encodes the following:
- a CDS encoding ComEA family DNA-binding protein, translating into MIKKLVFAIAALVASTGIAFAQVDVNKADAAALDGIKGVGPSMSKMILDERAKGEFKDWADFQQRVKGVGGKKAMKLSEAGLTVNGKPMEAGAAKPAKTEKTSAKTAAKDKPGEQKAAM; encoded by the coding sequence ATGATCAAGAAACTGGTATTCGCCATTGCCGCGCTGGTCGCCTCGACCGGCATCGCCTTCGCCCAGGTCGACGTCAACAAGGCCGATGCGGCCGCGCTGGACGGCATCAAGGGCGTGGGGCCGAGCATGTCGAAGATGATCCTCGACGAACGCGCCAAGGGCGAGTTCAAGGACTGGGCTGACTTCCAGCAGCGCGTCAAGGGCGTGGGCGGCAAGAAGGCGATGAAGCTGTCCGAGGCCGGCCTGACTGTCAACGGCAAGCCGATGGAAGCCGGCGCCGCCAAGCCGGCCAAGACGGAGAAAACCTCCGCCAAGACGGCCGCCAAGGACAAACCAGGCGAGCAGAAGGCGGCGATGTAA
- a CDS encoding M28 family metallopeptidase: MPHARISSSLLAALLAVSAGTAAAAPVAAAPDFKRQQPQINKILSEISAKRMEAYVAKLVSFGTRHTMSETESDTRGIGAARRWIKAELERCGAGTPLQVSFDSHIAPVSARISRPTEIVNVVATLPGTQEASKDRIYVVSGHYDSRVSDVMNYTADAPGANDDASGTAATMELACVMAKHKFDATIVFMAVAAEEQGLLGARHWATQARQKNLNIAGMFTNDIIGSSRADNGKVDNKQVRLFSQSIPATKEMSETVRQLVATGGDSDSLSRQLGRHIKEMGERYVKGFKVSLIHRADRYLRGGDHMPFLEQGYAALRFTEPAEDFAHQHQDLRTENGKVYGDLIEFNDYDYIAKVTKVNAAALASLALAPGAPQNVKLRTDKLTNDSTLVWQANAEPDVAGYRIVWRDTTASEWQGSKWVGNVTEATIDLSKDNVFFGVQAVDKDGNPSVASYPLPQR, encoded by the coding sequence ATGCCTCACGCCCGCATTTCTTCCTCCCTGCTGGCCGCACTGCTCGCCGTTAGCGCCGGCACGGCCGCCGCCGCACCGGTCGCCGCGGCCCCGGACTTCAAGCGCCAGCAGCCCCAGATCAACAAGATCCTCTCCGAGATCTCGGCCAAGCGCATGGAGGCCTATGTCGCCAAGCTGGTGAGCTTCGGCACCCGCCACACGATGTCGGAAACCGAATCCGACACCCGCGGCATCGGCGCCGCGCGCCGCTGGATCAAGGCGGAACTCGAGCGCTGCGGCGCCGGCACGCCGCTGCAGGTTTCCTTCGATAGCCACATCGCCCCGGTCTCGGCCCGCATCTCGCGCCCGACCGAGATCGTCAACGTGGTCGCTACGCTGCCGGGCACCCAGGAAGCCTCGAAGGACCGCATCTACGTGGTCAGCGGCCACTACGATTCGCGCGTCAGCGACGTGATGAACTACACCGCCGATGCCCCGGGCGCCAACGATGACGCCTCCGGCACCGCGGCCACCATGGAACTGGCCTGCGTGATGGCCAAGCACAAGTTCGACGCCACCATCGTCTTCATGGCGGTCGCCGCCGAAGAGCAGGGCCTGCTGGGCGCGCGCCACTGGGCCACCCAGGCGCGCCAGAAGAACCTGAACATCGCCGGCATGTTCACCAACGACATCATCGGCAGCTCGCGCGCCGACAATGGCAAGGTGGACAACAAACAGGTGCGCCTGTTCTCGCAGAGCATCCCGGCCACCAAGGAGATGAGCGAAACCGTGCGCCAGCTGGTGGCCACCGGCGGCGACAGCGATTCGCTCTCGCGCCAGCTGGGCCGCCATATCAAGGAGATGGGCGAGCGCTACGTAAAGGGCTTCAAGGTCTCGCTGATCCATCGCGCCGACCGCTACCTGCGCGGCGGCGACCACATGCCCTTCCTGGAGCAGGGCTACGCCGCGCTGCGCTTTACCGAGCCGGCCGAGGACTTCGCGCACCAGCACCAGGACCTGCGTACCGAAAACGGCAAGGTCTACGGCGACCTGATCGAGTTTAATGATTACGACTACATCGCCAAGGTGACCAAGGTGAACGCTGCGGCACTGGCCTCGCTGGCGCTGGCACCAGGCGCGCCGCAGAACGTCAAGTTGCGCACCGACAAGCTGACCAACGACTCGACCCTGGTGTGGCAGGCGAATGCCGAACCGGACGTGGCGGGTTACCGCATCGTCTGGCGCGACACCACCGCCAGCGAGTGGCAGGGCTCGAAGTGGGTCGGGAATGTCACCGAGGCGACCATCGACCTGTCGAAAGACAACGTGTTCTTCGGCGTGCAGGCAGTCGACAAGGACGGCAACCCGAGCGTCGCCAGCTATCCGCTGCCGCAGCGCTGA
- the cysM gene encoding cysteine synthase CysM, whose protein sequence is MAYKTIEDTIGNTPLVQLVRLPGADAAARNNIILGKLEGNNPAGSVKDRAAMSMLRGAEARGQIKPGDTLIEATSGNTGIALAMAAAIRGYKMVLLMPDNLSVERRQSMAAYGARIILTPKSGGMEYARDMAEQMQKNGEGIILDQFGNQDNPRGHYETTGPEIWRDTEGRVTHFVSAMGTTGTIMGVSRYLKEQNPAVRIIGAQPEEGSSIPGIRKWPEAYLPKIYDKARVDQVEPVSQAAAEQMARRLAAEEGIFCGISAAGACEVALRISQTVENATIVFVVCDRGDRYLSTGVFPA, encoded by the coding sequence ATGGCTTACAAGACCATCGAAGACACGATCGGCAACACCCCGCTGGTGCAACTGGTGCGCCTGCCCGGCGCGGACGCGGCTGCCCGCAACAACATCATCCTCGGCAAGCTCGAAGGCAACAACCCGGCCGGTTCGGTGAAGGACCGCGCCGCCATGTCGATGCTGCGCGGGGCCGAAGCGCGTGGCCAGATCAAGCCGGGCGATACCCTGATCGAAGCGACCAGCGGCAACACCGGCATCGCGCTGGCGATGGCGGCCGCCATCCGCGGCTACAAGATGGTGCTCCTGATGCCGGACAACCTGTCGGTCGAGCGCCGCCAGAGCATGGCGGCCTACGGCGCCAGGATCATCCTGACCCCGAAGTCGGGCGGCATGGAGTACGCGCGCGACATGGCCGAGCAGATGCAGAAGAACGGCGAGGGCATCATCCTCGACCAGTTCGGCAACCAGGACAATCCGCGCGGCCACTATGAAACCACCGGCCCCGAAATCTGGCGCGACACCGAAGGGCGCGTCACCCACTTCGTCAGCGCCATGGGCACCACCGGCACAATCATGGGCGTGTCGCGCTACCTGAAGGAACAGAACCCGGCGGTGCGCATCATCGGCGCCCAGCCGGAAGAAGGTTCCTCGATCCCGGGCATCCGCAAGTGGCCGGAAGCCTACCTCCCGAAGATCTACGACAAGGCGCGCGTGGACCAGGTGGAGCCGGTCAGCCAGGCGGCGGCCGAGCAGATGGCGCGCCGGCTGGCGGCGGAAGAGGGCATCTTCTGCGGCATCTCGGCGGCGGGCGCCTGCGAAGTGGCGCTGCGCATTTCCCAAACGGTGGAGAACGCGACCATCGTGTTCGTGGTGTGCGACCGGGGCGACCGCTACCTGTCGACCGGCGTGTTCCCGGCCTGA
- the mltB gene encoding lytic murein transglycosylase B, producing MKSIVPLFAALAIAFAPSGQAHASAKDPQVQSKAAKAKAAKAKAAAARSKKDKAARKRVALRSSKVLKAAPAAAAIDYDGEHHNFLEWHAVREFVDEMASQHGFERTYLESLFGQARFIDSAVQLVKPAPPGKPKNWQAYRDRFIEPIRIAAGVRFWNENAETLARAEAAYGVPAEIIVGIIGVETIYGRDTGKFRVLDTLATLAFAYPETPNRAARMAFFRSELANTLIFAREHRVEPFSLLGSFAGAVGMPQFMPGNILKYGVDFNKDGQIDLRQSSDDAIGSVANFLIQHGWNPEHRGSPVTPADVSPNHAWEPLLDRGLQATLRPEELRAAGVTAASALSAERLYGLVDLQNGAEATEYWVADDNFFAITKYNRSYFYAMSVIELGRAVRASRGG from the coding sequence ATGAAATCGATCGTTCCCCTGTTTGCCGCGCTGGCAATCGCCTTTGCCCCGAGCGGCCAGGCGCACGCCAGCGCGAAGGATCCGCAGGTCCAGTCCAAGGCCGCCAAAGCCAAGGCTGCCAAAGCCAAGGCCGCCGCGGCCAGGAGCAAGAAGGACAAGGCCGCCCGCAAGCGCGTCGCCCTCCGTTCCAGCAAGGTGCTCAAGGCCGCCCCGGCCGCCGCCGCGATCGACTACGACGGCGAGCACCACAATTTCCTGGAATGGCATGCGGTGCGCGAATTCGTGGACGAGATGGCGAGCCAGCACGGCTTCGAACGGACCTACCTCGAATCGCTGTTCGGCCAGGCGCGCTTCATCGATTCGGCGGTCCAGCTGGTCAAGCCGGCCCCGCCGGGCAAGCCGAAGAACTGGCAGGCCTACCGCGACCGCTTCATCGAGCCGATCCGCATCGCCGCCGGCGTGCGCTTCTGGAACGAGAACGCCGAGACGCTGGCACGGGCCGAAGCGGCCTACGGCGTGCCGGCCGAGATCATCGTCGGCATCATCGGCGTCGAGACCATCTACGGCCGCGACACCGGCAAGTTCCGCGTGCTCGATACGCTGGCGACGCTCGCGTTTGCCTATCCGGAAACGCCGAACCGCGCTGCGCGCATGGCCTTCTTCCGCAGCGAACTGGCGAACACCCTGATCTTCGCGCGCGAGCACCGGGTGGAGCCCTTCTCGCTGCTGGGCTCCTTCGCCGGCGCGGTCGGCATGCCGCAGTTCATGCCGGGCAATATCCTGAAATACGGCGTGGATTTCAACAAGGACGGCCAGATCGACCTGCGCCAGTCGTCGGACGATGCGATCGGCAGCGTCGCCAATTTCCTGATCCAGCACGGCTGGAACCCGGAACACCGCGGCAGTCCGGTAACGCCGGCCGACGTATCGCCCAACCATGCCTGGGAGCCGCTGCTCGACCGCGGCCTGCAAGCGACCTTGCGTCCGGAAGAGCTGCGCGCCGCCGGCGTCACCGCGGCGTCGGCGCTGTCCGCCGAGCGCCTGTACGGCCTGGTCGACCTGCAGAACGGCGCCGAGGCCACCGAATACTGGGTCGCCGACGATAACTTCTTTGCCATCACCAAGTACAACCGCAGTTATTTCTATGCCATGTCAGTGATTGAGCTTGGTCGCGCGGTGCGTGCTTCGCGCGGCGGCTGA
- a CDS encoding transglutaminase TgpA family protein, translated as MKRLASLARLPRDKADTLLLLGSALLVLAPHAAHLPLWVSLLCAATLAWRGAITLRGKRMPSAMLLLPIAVAAMAGIQFSYKTLLGRDAGVAMLVLLVAFKMLEMHARRDLYVVIFLCFFLVLTNFFYAQGIGTALLMVAAVLALLTTQLSFQFTGKVPPLGARLAMGARMLLFAAPIAVLLFFVFPRLGGPLWSMPGGGGNGNGSARSGLSERMAPGQMSNLAMSDEPAFRVRFEGPVPPKAQLYWRGLVLDAFDGSAWTRGGSIPTRSGTSLRVRGAAQRYEVTLEPSDTRWLFALEMAGHIPEVAGYQTQVSHQMELSLERPLAARARYSMISYPDYALDGRDALDDPNQWLLLPYGYNPRALAAGIALRKEAEPARRIEQVLRRFREQPYSYTLEPPLLGRHSVDEFLYGTRAGFCEHYSGAFVFLMRAAGIPARVVTGYQGGERNPIDGYVTVRQSDAHAWAEVWLRGRGWVRVDPTAAVAPERVRRNLAAAVERPAPFGIDALRGLSMFGGDSLLGRLRNALGAVDNGWNQWVLNYTPERQRGLLQSVGESLAGWRVAGLIMLGAGVLLLGRILYLRREHDPVEAVYSSLCKRLAHLGLARAADEGPTAYAARIAASQQLAPPSLDAAAEFLRRYSAWRYAPPQPALARQLAATLKRLLSQVR; from the coding sequence ATGAAGCGCCTGGCGTCCCTGGCGCGCCTGCCGAGAGACAAGGCGGACACCCTGCTGCTGCTGGGCAGCGCCCTCTTGGTGCTGGCGCCGCATGCGGCGCACCTGCCGCTGTGGGTGTCCCTGCTGTGCGCGGCCACCCTGGCCTGGCGCGGCGCGATCACGCTGCGCGGCAAGCGCATGCCGTCGGCAATGCTGCTGCTGCCGATCGCGGTCGCCGCGATGGCCGGCATCCAGTTCAGCTACAAGACCCTGCTCGGGCGCGACGCCGGCGTGGCCATGCTGGTGCTGCTGGTCGCCTTCAAGATGCTCGAGATGCACGCGCGCCGCGACCTGTACGTGGTGATCTTCCTGTGCTTCTTCCTGGTCCTGACCAACTTCTTCTATGCCCAGGGCATCGGCACCGCCCTCTTGATGGTGGCGGCGGTGCTGGCCCTGCTCACCACCCAGCTCTCGTTCCAGTTCACGGGAAAGGTGCCGCCACTGGGTGCGCGCCTGGCGATGGGGGCCAGGATGCTGCTATTCGCCGCGCCGATCGCGGTGCTGCTGTTCTTCGTGTTCCCGCGCCTGGGCGGGCCGCTGTGGAGCATGCCGGGCGGCGGCGGCAACGGCAACGGCAGCGCCAGGTCCGGCCTGTCCGAACGGATGGCGCCGGGGCAGATGTCGAACCTGGCGATGTCCGACGAACCGGCCTTCCGGGTGCGTTTCGAAGGTCCAGTGCCGCCCAAGGCCCAGCTGTACTGGCGCGGCCTGGTGCTGGACGCCTTCGACGGCAGCGCCTGGACCCGCGGCGGCTCGATCCCCACCCGCTCCGGCACCTCGCTGCGCGTGCGCGGCGCGGCGCAGCGCTACGAAGTGACGCTGGAGCCGTCCGACACGCGCTGGCTGTTCGCGCTGGAGATGGCCGGCCACATCCCGGAAGTGGCGGGCTACCAGACCCAGGTCTCGCACCAGATGGAACTGAGCCTTGAGCGACCGCTGGCGGCGCGGGCGCGTTATTCGATGATTTCCTATCCAGACTATGCGCTCGACGGCCGCGACGCCCTCGACGATCCCAACCAGTGGCTGCTGCTCCCCTACGGCTACAACCCGCGGGCGCTGGCCGCGGGCATCGCGCTGCGCAAGGAAGCGGAGCCGGCGCGCCGCATCGAGCAGGTGCTGCGACGCTTTCGCGAGCAGCCCTACAGCTACACGCTGGAGCCGCCGCTGCTGGGCCGCCACTCGGTGGACGAATTCCTGTACGGGACCCGCGCCGGCTTTTGCGAACATTATTCCGGCGCCTTCGTGTTCCTGATGCGCGCGGCCGGCATCCCGGCGCGCGTGGTGACGGGCTACCAGGGCGGCGAACGCAATCCGATCGACGGCTACGTGACGGTGCGCCAGTCCGATGCCCATGCCTGGGCCGAGGTCTGGCTGCGCGGGCGCGGCTGGGTGCGAGTGGACCCGACCGCCGCCGTGGCGCCGGAACGGGTGCGGCGCAACCTCGCCGCCGCGGTCGAGCGGCCGGCTCCCTTCGGCATCGATGCGCTGCGCGGCCTGTCGATGTTCGGCGGCGATTCGCTGCTGGGGCGCCTGCGCAATGCGCTGGGCGCGGTCGACAACGGCTGGAACCAGTGGGTGCTGAACTACACCCCGGAACGCCAGCGCGGCTTGCTGCAAAGCGTGGGCGAGAGCCTGGCCGGCTGGCGTGTTGCCGGCCTGATCATGCTGGGAGCCGGAGTGTTGCTGTTGGGAAGAATTTTGTACCTGCGCAGGGAACACGATCCGGTCGAGGCGGTATACTCTTCCCTATGCAAGCGCCTTGCCCACCTGGGTCTGGCACGTGCAGCGGACGAAGGGCCCACCGCCTACGCGGCCCGGATCGCGGCCTCGCAGCAGCTGGCCCCGCCATCACTGGACGCCGCCGCCGAATTCTTGCGCCGCTATAGCGCCTGGCGCTATGCGCCGCCCCAGCCCGCGCTCGCGCGCCAGCTGGCCGCTACCTTGAAGAGATTACTGTCGCAAGTTAGATGA
- a CDS encoding DUF58 domain-containing protein, whose translation MAVAAGGLRGWMRRTTGKWLPRRGTLDAGEVVLSQRRVFILPTRAGIGFAVLLLVLLIGSINYSLGLGFALTFLALSCALVDMVFTYRNLAHLALQQGRVPAVFAGQEAQFELHVANRTALARYGVWIDFSDASNKGEPRHAADIAAHGSASVLLGVPTSTRGWLQPARVVLSTRFPLGLFRAWSTWRPASRALVYPRPEEGAPPLPVSGNAVGSGRAGGSDDFAGVRSYQAGDSPRQLAWRQIARLDPALGGQLVTKHFEGGVGDELLLDFAQLPAQLDLELRLSRMTRWVLDAEQRALPYAFRLGAIHYDAGNGAAHQAACLRALALYGSGEAA comes from the coding sequence ATGGCGGTCGCAGCAGGAGGCCTGCGCGGCTGGATGCGGCGCACCACCGGCAAATGGCTGCCGCGCCGCGGCACGCTCGACGCCGGCGAGGTGGTGCTGAGCCAGCGCCGCGTCTTCATCCTGCCGACCCGCGCCGGCATCGGCTTCGCCGTCCTGCTGCTGGTGCTCCTGATCGGCTCGATCAACTACAGCCTCGGCCTGGGCTTCGCGCTGACCTTCCTGGCCTTGTCCTGCGCCCTGGTGGACATGGTCTTCACCTACCGTAACCTGGCCCACCTGGCGCTGCAGCAGGGCCGTGTGCCGGCCGTCTTCGCCGGCCAGGAAGCCCAGTTCGAGCTGCACGTCGCCAACCGCACGGCGCTGGCGCGCTACGGCGTGTGGATCGATTTTTCCGATGCCTCCAACAAAGGCGAGCCGCGCCACGCCGCCGACATCGCCGCCCACGGCAGCGCCAGCGTGCTGCTGGGCGTGCCGACCAGCACGCGCGGCTGGCTGCAGCCGGCGCGCGTGGTGCTGTCGACCCGCTTCCCGCTCGGCCTGTTCCGCGCCTGGAGCACTTGGCGCCCCGCCTCCCGCGCGCTGGTCTATCCGCGCCCGGAAGAAGGCGCGCCGCCGCTGCCGGTGAGCGGCAATGCGGTCGGCAGCGGCCGCGCAGGGGGCTCCGACGACTTCGCCGGCGTGCGCAGCTACCAGGCGGGCGATTCGCCGCGCCAGCTGGCCTGGCGCCAGATCGCCCGGCTCGACCCGGCCCTCGGCGGCCAGCTCGTCACCAAGCACTTCGAAGGCGGCGTGGGCGACGAACTGCTGCTCGACTTCGCGCAGCTGCCCGCCCAGCTCGACCTCGAACTGCGCCTGTCGCGCATGACGCGCTGGGTGCTGGACGCCGAGCAGCGCGCCCTGCCCTACGCTTTCCGGCTTGGCGCCATCCACTACGACGCCGGCAACGGCGCCGCCCACCAGGCGGCCTGCCTGCGTGCGCTGGCGCTGTACGGCAGCGGAGAAGCGGCATGA
- a CDS encoding AAA family ATPase: protein MFNQLHSAARQVSQVVVGKDQQVRLALTCLLAGGHLLLEDLPGVGKTTLAHALAISLGLKFNRVQFTSDLLPADVAGISVYEREKNDFVFHPGPIFTQVLLADEINRATPKTQSGLLEAMEERQVSADGVTRALPEPFFVIATQNPANQVGTFPLPESQLDRFLMCLSLGYPDAAAERALLMGEDRRAMLRSLPPAMQPEQLAQAQRALKEIHASPALVTYVQALAQASRQNGLFAEGLSPRAAIALLQAGRAWAALEGRDHVIPEDIQAVLVPVCAHRLRPLKAAHGQALASRDLVLQLQKSVPV from the coding sequence ATGTTCAATCAATTACACTCAGCGGCGCGCCAGGTGTCCCAGGTCGTGGTCGGCAAGGACCAGCAGGTGCGCCTGGCCCTGACCTGCCTGCTGGCCGGCGGCCACCTCCTGCTCGAAGACCTGCCCGGCGTGGGCAAGACCACGCTGGCGCATGCGCTGGCGATCTCGCTCGGCCTGAAGTTCAACCGGGTCCAGTTCACCAGCGACCTGCTGCCCGCCGACGTGGCCGGCATCTCGGTGTACGAGCGCGAGAAGAACGACTTCGTGTTCCATCCCGGCCCCATCTTCACCCAGGTGCTGCTGGCCGACGAGATCAACCGCGCCACGCCCAAGACCCAGTCCGGCCTGCTCGAAGCCATGGAAGAGCGCCAGGTCAGCGCCGACGGCGTCACCCGCGCCCTGCCCGAGCCCTTCTTCGTGATCGCCACCCAGAACCCGGCCAACCAGGTCGGCACCTTCCCGCTGCCCGAATCGCAGCTCGACCGCTTCCTGATGTGCCTTTCGCTCGGCTATCCGGACGCGGCCGCCGAACGCGCCCTCCTGATGGGCGAAGACCGGCGCGCCATGCTGCGCTCGCTCCCGCCGGCGATGCAGCCGGAGCAGCTGGCCCAGGCCCAGCGCGCCCTGAAGGAAATCCATGCCTCGCCGGCGCTGGTCACCTACGTGCAGGCGCTGGCCCAGGCCTCGCGCCAGAATGGCCTGTTCGCCGAGGGCCTGTCGCCGCGCGCCGCGATCGCCCTGCTGCAGGCCGGCCGCGCCTGGGCCGCGCTGGAAGGACGCGACCACGTGATCCCCGAAGACATCCAGGCCGTGCTGGTGCCGGTCTGCGCGCACCGCCTGCGTCCGCTCAAGGCGGCGCACGGCCAGGCGCTGGCCAGCCGCGACCTCGTGCTGCAGCTGCAGAAATCGGTCCCGGTGTAG
- a CDS encoding histone deacetylase family protein: protein MSTAIYSHPDCLRHDMGDWHPEAPARLQAIDDQLILARLDGLIEQRSAPLADIKDVLRNHTPGAVALVRDNVPAEGDHYPLDGDTILCHHSYQAALRAAGAAVAATDAVIAGEVDNAFCSVRPPGHHATPTEPMGFCLFNNVAIAARHALEVHGLERVAIVDFDVHHGNGTADSFRNDPRVLMVSLFQHPFYPYCDPEPITATSVNIPVPALSDGDTVRQLVQEHWLPALHRFQPQMIFVSAGFDGHREDDMGGIGLVESDYAWITHQVMAIAKQYARGRIVSCLEGGYALSALGRSVVAHLKALAELD from the coding sequence ATGAGCACAGCAATCTACAGCCACCCCGACTGCCTGCGGCACGACATGGGGGACTGGCACCCCGAAGCGCCGGCGCGGCTGCAGGCGATCGACGACCAGCTGATCCTGGCCCGCCTGGACGGACTGATCGAGCAGCGCAGCGCCCCGCTGGCCGACATCAAGGACGTGCTGCGCAACCACACGCCCGGCGCGGTGGCGCTGGTGCGCGACAACGTGCCGGCCGAGGGCGACCACTATCCGCTCGACGGCGACACCATCCTGTGCCACCACAGCTACCAGGCGGCGCTGCGCGCGGCCGGCGCCGCGGTGGCCGCGACCGATGCCGTGATCGCGGGCGAAGTGGACAATGCCTTCTGCTCGGTGCGCCCGCCGGGGCACCATGCGACGCCGACCGAGCCGATGGGCTTCTGCTTGTTCAATAACGTCGCCATCGCGGCGCGCCACGCGCTGGAGGTGCACGGGCTGGAGCGCGTGGCCATCGTCGACTTCGACGTCCACCATGGCAACGGCACGGCGGACAGCTTCCGCAACGACCCGCGGGTGCTGATGGTGAGCCTGTTCCAGCACCCGTTCTATCCCTACTGCGACCCGGAACCGATCACGGCCACCAGCGTCAACATCCCGGTGCCGGCGCTCAGCGACGGCGACACGGTGCGCCAGCTGGTGCAGGAGCACTGGCTGCCGGCGCTGCACCGCTTCCAGCCGCAGATGATCTTCGTGTCGGCCGGCTTCGACGGCCACCGCGAGGACGACATGGGCGGCATCGGCCTGGTGGAAAGCGACTATGCCTGGATCACGCACCAGGTGATGGCCATCGCCAAGCAGTACGCGCGCGGGCGCATCGTCAGCTGCCTCGAGGGCGGCTATGCGCTGTCGGCGCTCGGGCGCAGCGTGGTGGCGCACCTGAAGGCGCTCGCCGAGCTCGACTAA
- the ylqF gene encoding ribosome biogenesis GTPase YlqF, translating to MSIQWFPGHMNAAKKEAAEQMENTDLVIEVLDARLPEASCNPLVEELRKFRQRPCLKILNKTDLADPVATAAWKAFYDAQEGVTAYPMTTKRPNEVARIPDICQSLAPHRGVPTKPLRIMIMGIPNVGKSTLMNALLKKRVAKVGDEPAVTKTQQKLYLGKHIVLVDTPGMLWPKIAMASDGLMLAASHAVGSNALIEEEVAEYLANLLLERYPQLLTARYGFKTEGLDGIAVIEHVAQRRGFRMRGGEFDYEKAAHVLLHDYRTGALGRISLETPDSRAAALARHAAEVAEKARIAEEKAALKAEEAMRGKRGT from the coding sequence ATGTCGATACAATGGTTCCCGGGGCATATGAACGCGGCCAAGAAGGAAGCCGCCGAGCAGATGGAGAACACCGACCTGGTGATCGAAGTCCTCGACGCCCGCCTGCCCGAGGCGAGCTGCAACCCGCTGGTGGAGGAGCTGCGCAAGTTCCGCCAGCGTCCCTGCCTCAAGATTCTGAACAAGACCGACCTGGCCGACCCGGTGGCCACGGCGGCCTGGAAGGCCTTCTACGATGCGCAGGAAGGCGTGACCGCCTACCCGATGACGACCAAGCGGCCGAACGAGGTGGCGCGCATCCCCGACATCTGCCAGTCGCTGGCGCCGCACCGGGGCGTGCCGACCAAGCCGCTGCGCATCATGATCATGGGGATCCCGAACGTCGGCAAGTCGACCCTGATGAACGCCCTGCTCAAGAAGCGGGTGGCCAAGGTGGGCGACGAACCGGCCGTCACCAAGACCCAGCAGAAGCTCTACCTCGGCAAGCATATCGTGCTGGTCGACACCCCCGGCATGCTGTGGCCGAAGATCGCCATGGCGAGCGACGGCCTGATGCTGGCCGCGAGCCATGCGGTCGGCTCGAACGCGCTGATCGAGGAAGAAGTGGCGGAATACCTGGCCAACCTGCTGCTCGAGCGCTATCCGCAACTGCTCACGGCGAGGTACGGCTTCAAGACCGAGGGGCTGGACGGCATCGCCGTGATCGAGCACGTGGCCCAGCGCCGCGGTTTCCGCATGCGCGGCGGCGAGTTCGACTACGAAAAGGCGGCACACGTGCTGCTGCACGACTACCGCACCGGGGCGCTGGGACGCATCAGCCTCGAGACGCCGGACAGCCGCGCCGCGGCGCTGGCGCGCCATGCCGCAGAAGTGGCGGAAAAGGCCCGCATCGCCGAGGAAAAAGCGGCGTTGAAGGCGGAAGAGGCGATGCGCGGCAAGCGCGGGACCTGA